A stretch of DNA from Halobacteriovorax vibrionivorans:
GAGTCTCAACTCCTTTGCATCTAAATTATTTCTTACAATAGAAGATGGACTTAAAGATAGCTTGGCCCATTTTTTAAGAGGTCCGGGACTACTTAAGTTTTACATACCTGAGCTTCAGTTAGCGTTTGTGAGTGAATTAAATGCTGTTCATGGGACATCCTTAGAAGTTTCATATCCAGTAAAAGAAAAACGACTCGAAAGAAGGGAGCATAAGAGGTTTGAGCCTTTAACTCCACATTATGCAAAATTTCAAAACCTTAAATATGAAATATACGACATAAGTAAAGGCGGACTTTCTATTGTTTTAGGCTCTTCGCAATATGAACAATTATTTCAATTAAAGAATGATACATTGAATTTTACAATCGAATTCGCAAAAGAATCAGTTCATGTAAAAGGGAAGGTTGTTGATACGAAGAAGATTAAGCCTTATCAAATTTCA
This window harbors:
- a CDS encoding PilZ domain-containing protein; the protein is MDKNKFEQDIIESINEDNEVIIWDVIENNILRLPVKFKSLNSFASKLFLTIEDGLKDSLAHFLRGPGLLKFYIPELQLAFVSELNAVHGTSLEVSYPVKEKRLERREHKRFEPLTPHYAKFQNLKYEIYDISKGGLSIVLGSSQYEQLFQLKNDTLNFTIEFAKESVHVKGKVVDTKKIKPYQISRFPYGAYRLAVQVEDNSGYKKEVKKLQDGCDKLLKDLL